A single genomic interval of Ramlibacter pinisoli harbors:
- a CDS encoding protein kinase domain-containing protein: MPLRIAVGQHSSAGRKPANQDFHGICLPEGATLAAKGAAVALADGISSSDSAGQASQVAVASLLQDYYCTPDAWSVRQSVDRVLAAANSWLYAQTQRGAGRYDKDRGWVCTLSALVLKGRTAHLFHVGDTRVWQLQGRALEQLTHDHRVHVGGETYLGRALGIAPQVEIDYRRLPLEAGDAFVLATDGVYDHVPAAFLAASLEQHGGDLDAAARAIVDEALRHGSNDNLTVQLLRVEGVADGDALEAVGGAGALPLPPPLAPRLLLDGLRIVRELHASSRSHAWLALDEASGRPVVVKVPATEQREDPRALERLLLEEWVARRLDNAHVLKAFPPSGRRSSLYTVMEFVDGQTLAQWMVDHPRPPLQEVRAIVAQIARGLRALHRAEMVHQDLRPENVMLDATGSAKLIDFGAVRVAGIEERDTSERLALPGMAQYMAPELFLGEAGTPASDLFSLAVLTYQLLTGRLPYGLDLPRCHSLAEQRRLRYRSLHAMRRDVPAWVDDTLLQALHPEPGRRHADVAEFVHALEHPVAGRRATLPLAERDPLTFWRTLAVLLGLCCVGLLGLLAARG; encoded by the coding sequence GTGCCGCTGCGGATCGCCGTCGGACAGCATTCCAGCGCGGGCCGCAAGCCGGCCAACCAGGACTTCCACGGCATCTGCCTGCCCGAGGGCGCCACCCTGGCCGCCAAGGGCGCCGCCGTCGCGCTGGCCGACGGCATCAGCAGCAGCGACAGCGCCGGCCAGGCCAGCCAGGTGGCGGTCGCGAGCCTGCTGCAGGACTACTACTGCACCCCCGACGCCTGGTCGGTCCGGCAATCGGTCGATCGGGTGCTGGCAGCCGCCAACTCGTGGCTGTACGCGCAGACGCAGCGCGGCGCCGGCCGCTACGACAAGGACCGCGGCTGGGTCTGCACCCTCAGCGCCCTGGTGCTCAAGGGCCGCACCGCCCACCTGTTCCACGTCGGCGACACCCGTGTCTGGCAGCTGCAGGGCCGCGCGCTCGAGCAGCTGACCCACGACCACCGGGTGCACGTGGGCGGCGAGACCTACCTGGGGCGCGCCCTGGGCATCGCCCCGCAGGTGGAGATCGACTACCGGCGGCTGCCGCTGGAGGCGGGCGACGCCTTCGTGCTGGCCACCGACGGCGTCTACGACCACGTGCCGGCCGCCTTCCTGGCCGCCAGCCTGGAGCAGCACGGCGGTGACCTGGACGCGGCCGCGCGCGCCATCGTCGACGAGGCGCTGCGCCACGGCAGCAACGACAACCTCACCGTCCAGCTGCTGCGGGTGGAGGGCGTGGCGGACGGCGACGCGCTGGAGGCCGTGGGCGGCGCGGGCGCGCTGCCGCTGCCGCCACCGCTCGCGCCGCGCCTGCTGCTGGACGGCCTGCGCATCGTGCGCGAGCTGCACGCCAGCAGCCGCAGCCACGCCTGGCTGGCGCTCGACGAGGCCAGCGGCCGGCCGGTCGTCGTCAAGGTGCCGGCCACCGAGCAGCGCGAGGACCCGCGCGCCCTCGAACGGCTGCTGCTGGAGGAGTGGGTGGCGCGCCGCCTGGACAACGCCCATGTCCTGAAGGCCTTCCCGCCTTCCGGCCGGCGCAGCTCGCTCTACACGGTGATGGAGTTCGTCGACGGCCAGACGCTGGCGCAGTGGATGGTCGACCACCCGCGGCCCCCGCTGCAGGAGGTGCGCGCCATCGTCGCCCAGATCGCGCGCGGCCTGCGCGCCCTGCACCGGGCCGAGATGGTCCACCAGGACCTGCGGCCGGAGAACGTGATGCTCGATGCCACCGGCAGCGCAAAGCTGATCGACTTCGGCGCCGTGCGCGTGGCCGGCATCGAGGAGCGCGACACCAGCGAACGGCTGGCCCTGCCGGGGATGGCGCAGTACATGGCGCCCGAGCTGTTCCTGGGCGAGGCGGGCACCCCGGCCTCCGACCTGTTCTCGCTGGCGGTGCTGACCTATCAGCTGCTCACCGGCCGCCTGCCCTATGGCCTGGACCTGCCCCGTTGCCACAGCCTGGCCGAGCAGCGACGCCTGCGCTACCGCTCGCTGCACGCCATGCGCCGCGACGTGCCGGCCTGGGTCGACGACACCCTGCTGCAGGCGCTGCACCCGGAGCCCGGGCGCCGGCACGCCGACGTGGCGGAATTCGTGCACGCGCTCGAGCACCCGGTGGCCGGGCGGCGCGCCACCCTGCCCCTGGCCGAGCGCGACCCGCTGACGTTCTGGCGCACCCTGGCCGTGCTGCTCGGGCTGTGCTGCGTCGGCCTGCTGGGCCTGCTGGCGGCGCGCGGCTGA
- a CDS encoding MarR family winged helix-turn-helix transcriptional regulator, translating to MSKSVDVVNQVRRAPGAREDVLEAIHGVMHLYRSRQYRVLRDSPQAVTHMESKVLGFVARHPGATQSELVAQSGRDKGQLARLVGGLKERGLLDARPDEADRRVLRLQLTAQGQAADQALRRQARRLSGVAVQGFSDAERAQLADLLERVRRNLEAADDA from the coding sequence ATGTCCAAATCAGTTGATGTTGTCAACCAAGTGCGGCGTGCCCCCGGCGCGCGCGAGGACGTGCTGGAAGCCATCCATGGCGTCATGCACCTGTACCGCTCGCGCCAGTACCGGGTGCTGCGCGACTCGCCCCAGGCCGTCACCCACATGGAAAGCAAGGTGCTGGGCTTCGTCGCCCGCCACCCCGGCGCCACGCAGAGCGAGCTGGTCGCACAGTCCGGGCGCGACAAGGGCCAGCTGGCCCGGCTGGTGGGCGGCCTGAAGGAGCGCGGCCTGCTGGACGCCCGGCCCGACGAGGCCGACCGGCGCGTGCTGCGCCTGCAGCTGACCGCGCAGGGGCAGGCGGCCGACCAGGCCTTGCGGCGGCAGGCGCGGCGCCTGTCGGGCGTGGCGGTGCAGGGCTTCAGCGACGCCGAGCGGGCGCAGCTGGCCGACCTCCTGGAGCGGGTGCGCCGCAACCTCGAGGCGGCCGACGACGCCTGA
- a CDS encoding GAF domain-containing protein, whose protein sequence is MSSTRHHDVGHLLCIANDIAVATASYATAPALGTIHQFLHDIRQALGMDVAFISQIVAGRRRFEVVSAATSGPEPIAAGQSDALVDTYCKLVVDGELPPVIRDVADFPRAAALPITRALDIRSYLSARVLLSSGEVFGTLCCFSHQTRPDLVEADGEALQSIADAIAAGVERGEAAPGEPAWR, encoded by the coding sequence ATGAGTTCGACCCGCCACCACGACGTTGGCCACCTGCTGTGCATCGCCAATGACATCGCCGTCGCGACGGCCAGCTACGCGACCGCACCGGCGCTGGGGACCATCCACCAGTTCCTGCACGACATCCGCCAGGCGCTGGGGATGGACGTTGCCTTCATCTCGCAGATCGTCGCCGGCCGGCGGCGCTTCGAGGTGGTGAGCGCAGCCACCAGCGGCCCGGAGCCGATCGCCGCCGGGCAGTCCGACGCCCTGGTCGACACGTATTGCAAGCTGGTGGTCGACGGCGAGCTGCCGCCCGTCATCCGCGACGTCGCCGACTTTCCGCGCGCCGCCGCGCTGCCGATCACGCGGGCCCTGGACATCCGCAGCTATCTCAGTGCCCGCGTGCTGCTGTCCTCGGGCGAGGTGTTCGGCACCCTCTGCTGCTTCAGCCACCAGACCCGGCCCGACCTCGTGGAGGCAGATGGCGAGGCGCTGCAGTCGATCGCCGATGCGATCGCGGCCGGCGTGGAGCGCGGCGAGGCCGCACCCGGCGAGCCGGCCTGGCGCTAG
- a CDS encoding DUF1439 domain-containing protein produces MDRRLLLAALACLPAARLRAQDEAQRPRLKISARQLHESLSARFPVRMGVPGLLALEVSAPSLHLLPSRNRLGAGLQLQATGRQLQPMPPGELDVVFALRYEPSDRSIRAFNPEVLDVAWPGLPPEILPTLRGMLPAMAREAVGEVVLHKFSDRDLALADTMGVEPRELTVLDDGLLVVFGDKRPPRPPAER; encoded by the coding sequence ATGGACCGTCGCCTGTTGCTCGCCGCCCTCGCCTGCCTGCCGGCCGCCCGCCTGCGCGCCCAGGACGAAGCCCAGCGGCCGCGGCTGAAGATCTCGGCCCGCCAGCTGCACGAGTCGCTGTCGGCCCGCTTTCCGGTGCGCATGGGCGTGCCCGGCCTGCTCGCACTGGAGGTGAGCGCGCCCAGCCTGCACCTGCTGCCGTCGCGCAACCGGCTCGGCGCCGGCCTGCAGCTACAGGCCACCGGCCGCCAGCTGCAGCCCATGCCGCCCGGCGAGCTGGACGTGGTGTTCGCGCTGCGCTACGAGCCGTCCGACCGCAGCATCCGCGCCTTCAACCCCGAAGTGCTGGACGTCGCCTGGCCGGGACTGCCGCCGGAGATCCTGCCGACCCTGCGCGGCATGCTGCCGGCCATGGCCCGCGAGGCTGTCGGCGAGGTCGTCCTGCACAAGTTCAGCGATCGCGACCTCGCCCTTGCCGACACCATGGGGGTCGAGCCGCGCGAGCTCACCGTGCTGGACGACGGGCTGCTGGTGGTGTTCGGGGACAAGCGGCCGCCGCGTCCGCCCGCCGAGCGCTAG
- a CDS encoding siderophore-interacting protein produces the protein MDIPATTRRVQRVRHELRRRELAVVRVERPSPQFARVTLAGDELAGFVSASFDDHLKFMPGDDAGGEPIRRDYTPRHYDAAAGELAIEFALHGHGAASDWARHAAVGQRVVIGGPRGSFIVPLDYDWHLLAGDATALPAIRRRLEELPAGARAIVLAQLDAADRLPFTTAARLDLHWIDPAADLAEALRGLALPPGDGYAWAAGEAAAMARLRRVLVDEKGLAKEAMRVAAYWKRGASGHHENLED, from the coding sequence ATGGACATTCCTGCCACCACCCGCCGCGTCCAGCGCGTGCGACACGAACTGCGCCGGCGCGAGCTCGCGGTCGTGCGCGTCGAGCGGCCCAGCCCGCAGTTCGCCCGCGTGACCCTCGCCGGCGACGAACTCGCCGGCTTCGTCTCGGCCTCGTTCGACGACCATCTCAAGTTCATGCCCGGCGACGACGCCGGCGGCGAACCGATCCGGCGCGACTACACGCCGCGCCACTACGACGCCGCCGCCGGCGAACTGGCCATCGAGTTCGCGCTGCACGGCCACGGCGCGGCGTCGGACTGGGCGCGCCACGCGGCCGTGGGCCAGCGGGTGGTGATCGGCGGCCCGCGTGGCTCCTTCATCGTTCCGCTCGACTACGACTGGCACCTGCTGGCCGGCGACGCGACGGCGCTGCCCGCCATCCGCCGCCGGCTGGAGGAACTGCCGGCCGGCGCCCGCGCCATCGTGCTCGCCCAGCTGGACGCTGCCGACCGCCTGCCGTTCACGACCGCAGCCCGGCTCGACCTGCACTGGATCGACCCGGCGGCCGACCTGGCCGAGGCCCTGCGCGGCCTCGCGCTGCCGCCCGGCGACGGCTACGCCTGGGCGGCCGGCGAAGCGGCGGCCATGGCTCGGCTGCGCCGGGTGCTGGTGGACGAGAAGGGGCTGGCGAAGGAGGCGATGCGCGTGGCGGCGTACTGGAAGCGCGGCGCCAGCGGCCACCACGAGAACCTGGAGGACTGA